Proteins encoded in a region of the Leishmania major strain Friedlin complete genome, chromosome 14 genome:
- a CDS encoding putative immunodominant antigen, protein MASVSNLTTAPAATGKSVLKTMVAIFKEEADIPRVLGESEAFIAYTLKNRRAIRLICRANNERGAFRLHESPVHDLRFVNFHSNVAASASSSDFYVWVAVFERGGTGHGASDKAATTEGRLTVKPYFKLVDKVVINTFHFFINPANNMPDLLVLYGKTAAVLESSKLISEYSTSMLEAKLSAASRELRQLPQETSLKSMCTTFSGSWLAFTSEATKVMACTLRNTTTPAWSGCEGDEIVQLSFVGSNAAAAGDSAAAPAADSSTALLAVSSKTKVCVWKLTGVAEPALLRIFTFGSIVTMLTSRNAMSIFNDNGKLARVQVRGDDDFDTTVYDMGGAVRPTSVCYHESTRFATVLVDAVKELDLYQLATNTASPSVSSPTSAPVKETTAGAAAPVPRSNSTPFVDPSIISTGIPFRPAASSYAAAPVPASVSSSAPVGSASPPANATSSTATNANPITAMAAYNSARSALQNATLPQSLDGLVASAVYQGDEALRRAIDGLLNVVKNVTQILLLTPDQLTRDHQQLVSLALEAQMTELQQTASASAAAAAPAVPAAAATNSRHSEAFNSYALAKLLAPVASEIATGVTRGVRDTLRTELDAAVNAAFNLSIRVNQKEVLRRRLEEALQETPRTLGENAAKWIDAYVERELSESLARMNASMSALEEENRKLQAALTQIMNSGAVQEVEAMRAELAALRAAIRSGEAIGNNGAAAGAGAAATPSPQTVIETAEKYMKEGRISQGLSYVVMAQNARCCVQLLDRLSEDDVARVVSDAETAEATWVKLITQMCEQEATETAEELEKVASFLFDVLSEHDEVIAKKTAKAQQVRSDVRHLIARARGKIESSDARRVLKDLEKSIQ, encoded by the coding sequence ATGGCGTCTGTGTCGAACTTGACCACTGCCCCGGCTGCCACCGGGAAGAGTGTACTGAAGACCATGGTGGCCATCTtcaaggaggaggctgaCATTCCACGTGTCCTGGGCGAGTCGGAGGCGTTCATTGCCTACACACTTAAGAACCGCCGTGCGATTCGGCTCATCTGCCGCGCCAACAACGAGCGCGGTGCCTTTCGGCTACACGAGAGCCCGGTGCACGACCTGCGCTTCGTGAACTTCCACAGCAATGTGGCTGCCTCTGCGTCTTCCAGTGACTTCTACGTGTGGGTAGCGGTTTTCGAGCGAGGAGGCACTGGTCACGGAGCGAGTGACAAAGCCGCCACCACGGAGGGGCGTCTGACGGTGAAGCCGTATTTCAAACTTGTTGACAAGGTTGTCATCAACACGTTCCACTTCTTCATCAACCCCGCGAACAACATGCCTGACCTTCTCGTGCTGTATGGCAAGActgccgcggtgctggagaGCTCGAAGCTCATCTCGGAGTACTCGACGAGCAtgctggaggcgaagctgAGCGCAGCAAGCCgtgagctgcgccagctgccgcaggAGACTTCGCTCAAGAGTATGTGCACCACCTTCAGTGGCAGCTGGCTCGCCTTCACGTCGGAGGCGACGAAGGTCATGGCGTGCACGCTGCGCAACACGACGACGCCAGCATGGAGCGGGTGCGAAGGGGATGAGATTGTGCAGCTCAGCTTCGtcggcagcaacgcagccgcggcgggtgatagcgctgcagcgccggcggcggacTCCAGCACCGCCCTGCTTGCCGTCAGCTCCAAGACcaaggtgtgcgtgtggaagCTCACCGGCGTCGCAgagccggcgctgctgcgcatcttCACCTTCGGCAGCATTGTGACAATGCTCACGTCTCGCAACGCCATGTCCATCTTCAATGACAATGGCAAGCTAGCGCGTGTTCAGGtgcgcggcgacgacgacttCGACACCACGGTGTACGACATGGGCGGCGCGGTGCGGCCGACGAGCGTGTGCTACCACGAGTCCACCCGCTTTGCCACGGTGCTGGTCGACGCCGTCAAGGAGCTGGACCTTTACCAGCTCGCCACGAACACCGCCTCGCCGAGCGTGTCCTCCCCGACCTCCGCGCCGGTGAAGGAGACGACtgcaggtgcggctgctccCGTGCCGCGCAGCAACTCCACGCCCTTCGTCGACCCCTCTATCATCAGCACCGGGATCCCGTTTCGCCCGGCCGCGAGCAGCTACGCGGCTGCGCCTGTTCCGGCGTCTGTGTCGTCTTCAGCCCCTGTCGGCTCTGCGTCCCCGCCGGCCAACGCAACGTCGTCGACCGCTACGAACGCGAACCCGATAACTGCCATGGCCGCGTACAACAGCGCTCGCAGCGCTCTCCAAAACGCCACCCTGCCACAGTCGCTGGACGGGCTTGTGGCGAGCGCCGTGTACCAGGGCGACGAGGCCTtgcgccgcgccatcgaTGGCCTGCTGAATGTTGTGAAGAACGTTACGCAGATCCTGTTGCTCACCCCCGATCAGCTCACGCGCGATCACCAGCAGCTCGTCTCactggcgctggaggcgcagatgacggagctgcagcagaccgcgagcgcgtctgcggcagccgcggcccctgccgtgcctgccgccgcggcgacgaacAGCCGTCACTCCGAAGCCTTCAACAGCTAcgcgctggcgaagctgctggcgccCGTTGCGAGCGAGATTGCCACTGGGGTGACGCGTGGCGTGCGTGATACTCTTCGCACCGAGCTGGATGCCGCCGTGAACGCCGCCTTCAACTTGAGCATTCGTGTCAATCAGAAGGAGGtgctccgtcgccgcctggAGGAGGCGTTGCAGGAGACACCGCGGACGCTCGGTGAGAACGCGGCCAAGTGGATCGACGCGTACGTTGAGCGGGAGCTGAGCGAGTCGCTGGCGCGCATGAACGCAAGCATGAGCGCCTTGGAGGAGGAAAACCGCAAGCTGCAGGCAGCCTTGACGCAGATCATGAACTCTGGCGCTGTGCAGGAGGTGGAAGCCATGCGGGCAGAGCTTGCGGCGCTCCGCGCCGCGATCCGTAGCGGTGAAGCCATCGGTAATAACGGAGCTGCGgctggcgctggcgcagcagcgacgccgtcccCACAGACGGTGATCGAGACGGCGGAGAAGTACATGAAGGAGGGCCGCATTTCGCAGGGCCTTTCCTATGTCGTGATGGCGCAGAacgctcgctgctgcgtgcagctgctggaccGCCTCTCGGAGGATGATGTAGCGAGAGTGGTGTCTGAcgcggagacggcggaggcgacatGGGTGAAGCTGATCACGCAGATGTGCGAGCAGGAGGCGACGGAGACGGCAGAAGAGCTCGAGAAGGTCGCGTCGTTCCTCTTCGACGTACTGTCGGAGCACGACGAAGTGATCGCCAAGAAGACGGCAAAGGCGCAGCAAGTCCGTAGCGACGTGCGCCATCTGattgcgcgtgcgcgcggcaaGATTGAGAGCAGTGACGCTCGCCGCGTGCTGAAGGACCTCGAGAAGAGCATTCAATAA
- a CDS encoding putative mitochondrial DNA polymerase I protein C has protein sequence MDDGDIAYDAAAGANLGEAEQVGRAAEVREETDYSAVDSEGVPPPADTAAAGSTPAHTSALPCIGNLLDFESPLNLRLATLTRQHGKAFRAIAVYLPDTRVTVNFDITFEDIASGARLVCKLNEIKSRYVEWISLFRASFVAIFVPTLQSPSVALLQNAIGLSRPARPPPPAGSYHPRLNEDPDHLFFSYAKLREVISRKKKDKELNPQLLTVAVLNAYAEEWKNFIAAPLSCAPQSFLLAAFNFQSRSGDMSAGAMLNKELLQAQLAAAADAIVLYSSTSGNQATRRRTGAVAASLAATSSGLLRSDKDRWGLIFVSAPARTAAGTAAVPPMQDLLTGQFVQPLSLSERHLIYIIGTGSAAECFARFPLARKGKCAFSILLQDVESQLGLERPHRLNLTSMLTQALDSFSRITWMGLMKEENGEPHMPHPSSAFYRLQRRSVQREIMPSFLEPVFAPGPRLMGGGAGGKPVDTMSRPIRGGAPNGAAGRGGASVRDLRATAQASRLLEEHIQVIYNSHERLDREKALQEAMRSRVAYFMHVRSASVTAARRADNPFSARNGMVDVSGQLWTSLNLMNPPAVRHWRAKIEDRTGEVKEFVDPEVVLPDTLPIGPPDAPDPKNRAENAILIGWDIKRILLFLRRSVRLRTFLYNGGKIWCAQYAQYLLKGFNNLHLATMERTLLQYHDGPLKGSMQPLAKLKLIYEMQLEVAVSTRQMSSVQHRMDGLLASMEMELQGLQLVPQSQVTYFANTLRLEHERLEKVLHHKIMDFTQSMDDDVRQRINFRSPQDISTIIYGGGLCRHLGSRFIPVKPTRYPATSLFPHAVCHVTGTKAPEAYTQADALLGGNGGTGSGGPSSGSAITLNDAQRSLQTIQQLCKRCTMDALIQQTAVVVVLCKVKIGGWMEQISLYCPAVTDPEAREMNLRVAVDDIIPVAERPDVVTVTQLKERIAAYEPLKQLLAASSAASTGEAKVPTTRKSGGKRTRQGGRAAGDGDIAADLRNILILTNCAHDKLESLVDSGVLEAIKKAVFDGQVDGVGADGEPASLERVCFADVTKAFPPPPQGADSFESDFSELRSSNATTFSARCTWEAHAKELVSLGGVEGAVKSIVSQCASVVGTPRDAFRSSQPTPSSAPQGLHGQERASTAGMLWMVTPAKLHPLLRRFLRGKSASSGADAMERVTMLLSPYKTIDLSFFSALQQLRFTEKKLQLFEEGCLFRAVLPECHDRVHGELCHCVTATGRLSSQSPNLQNIPKEEDLRRLIVSRFSAQGMMIEADYSQLEVVVLAALCRDPRMMQELRDNIDFHCLRVSLMTKEPYEDVVRKAKVEKDPQYIQLRQQAKVFSFQRQYGAGVSTISTTTGLTEQEVDRLIVAEEHHYKELSKYYSLVTRCVEAGADRLLRLRTLDTSLWNANIRRVVMLTEPMYYFVVPTGSKFDFTRDRKSVPRLKNYPVQGLAGEIVQIMCGAIVREFYRKRNYGEKAFLVNTVHDCVWVDAHKCVADEVCADLARIMGHTQEAIAALWPDMKLDVPFKAEIHSGPSLGELSV, from the coding sequence ATGGACGACGGCGATATCGCATATGAtgccgcggcaggcgcaAACTTGGGCGAAGCGGAACAGGTAGGCCGCGCAgccgaggtgcgcgaggagaCAGACTACAGCGCGGTGGACAGCGAGGGAGTGCCACCCCCGGCCGAcaccgcggctgctggcAGCACTCCAGCGCACACATCGGCACTGCCGTGCATCGGCAACCTTCTCGACTTTGAGAGCCCGCTGAATCTTCGGCTTGCCACGCTGACACGGCAGCACGGCAAGGCGTTCCGCGCGATCGCCGTGTACCTGCCAGACACGCGTGTTACCGTGAACTTCGACATCACCTTCGAGGACATCGCGAGCGGCGCGCGGCTTGTGTGCAAACTGAATGAGATCAAATCGCGCTACGTGGAGTGGATCAGCCTCTTTCGCGCGTCCTTCGTCGCCATCTTTGTGCCAACGCTACAGTCGCCGAGCGTGGCCCTGCTGCAGAACGCCATCGGCTTGTCGCGGCCTgcacgaccgccgccgccggcaggcAGCTACCACCCCCGGCTGAACGAGGATCCTGACCATCTCTTCTTTTCCTACgccaagctgcgcgaggtgaTCTCGCGCAAGAAGAAGGATAAGGAGCTGAACCCGCAGCTTCTCACCGTCGCGGTGCTGAACGCGTATGCCGAGGAGTGGAAGAACTTCATCGCGGCACCGCTTTCGTGCGCCCCGCAGTCGTTTCTGCTCGCCGCCTTCAACTTTCAAAGCCGCTCCGGCGACATGAGCGCTGGCGCGATGCTCAACAAGGAGCTcctgcaggcgcagctggcggcggctgccgatGCGATTGTGCTGTATTCCTCGACGAGCGGCAATCAAGCCACGCGGCGCCGAACcggtgctgtcgccgcgtctctcgccgccacctcgagcgggctgctgcgcagcgacaaAGATCGGTGGGGCCTCATCTTCGtgtcggcgccggcgcgcacggcagccggCACGGCAGCCGTCCCCCCAATGCAGGATCTGCTCACCGGTCAGTTTGTGCagccgctctccctctcagaGCGGCACCTGATCTACATTATCGGCACCGGCTCGGCCGCCGAGTGCTTCGCCCGCTTCCCGCTAGCACGCAAGGGCAAGTGTGCCTTCTCGATTCTTCTCCAGGATGTGGAGTCTCAGCTGGGGCTGGAGCGGCCGCACCGGCTGAACCTGACCTCCATGCTGACCCAGGCGCTGGATAGCTTTTCGCGCATCACTTGGATGGGGCTAATGAAGGAGGAGAACGGCGAACCGCACATGCCGCACCCGAGCTCCGCCTTCTACCGACTGCAGCGTCGCAGCGTGCAGCGAGAGATCATGCCAAGCTTCCTGGAGCCCGTCTTCGCGCCCGGGCCGCGTTTGAtgggaggcggcgccggtggcaaGCCCGTCGATACCATGAGCCGCCCcatccgcggcggcgctccaaacggcgctgccggcagaGGTGGCGCCTCCGTGCGTGATTTGCGTGCCACCGCACAGGCCAGCCGACTCCTGGAGGAGCACATTCAAGTCATCTACAACAGCCACGAGCGGCTCGATCGagagaaggcgctgcaggaagCGATGCGGAGCCGCGTCGCGTACTTTATGCATGTCAGGAGTGCaagcgtcaccgccgcccgccgcgcGGATAACCCGTTCTCAGCGCGCAACGGCATGGTGGACGTGTCGGGGCAACTGTGGACGTCGCTCAACTTGATGAACCCGCCGGCGGTGCGTCACTGGAGGGCGAAAATCGAAGACAGGACGGGTGAGGTGAAGGAGTTTGTCGACccggaggtggtgctgccaGACACGTTGCCGATCGGCCCACCTGACGCGCCGGATCCGAAGAACAGGGCCGAGAACGCCATCCTGATCGGGTGGGACATCAAGCGCATCTTGCTGTTcctgcggcgcagcgtgcgGTTGCGCACGTTCCTGTACAACGGCGGCAAGATCTGGTGCGCTCAGTATGCCCAGTACCTGCTGAAGGGTTTCAACAACCTACACCTGGCCACGATGGAGCGAacgctgctgcagtaccACGATGGGCCGCTGAAGGGCTCGATGCAGCCCTTAGCAAAGCTGAAACTGATCTACGAGATGCAGCTCGAGGTCGCTGTGAGCACGCGGCAGATGTCCTcggtgcagcaccgcatGGACGGCCTGTTGGCGTCGATGGAGATGGAGCTGCAGgggctgcagctggtgccgCAGTCACAGGTGACATACTTTGCCAAtacgctgcgcctcgagcACGAGCGACTAGAGAAGGTGCTGCATCACAAGATCATGGACTTCACACAGTCCATGGACGACGATGTGCGGCAGCGTATCAACTTCCGTTCTCCGCAGGATATCAGCACCATCATCTACGGCGGTGGTCTGTGTCGCCACCTCGGATCGCGTTTTATTCCTGTAAAGCCGACCAGGTACCCGGCAACGAGCCTCTTCCCGCATGCCGTGTGCCATGTCACTGGTACCAAGGCGCCAGAGGCGTACACGCAGGCGGACGCCTTActcggcggcaacggcggcacaggcagcggcggcccaagcagcggcagtgccaTTACTCTGAATgatgcgcagcgcagcctgcAGACAATCCAGCAGCTCTGCAAGCGCTGCACGATGGATGCTCTCATTCAGCAGAccgccgtcgtggtggtgctctGCAAAGTGAAGATCGGCGGCTGGATGGAGCAGATATCGCTCTACTGCCCCGCCGTCACGGACCCCGAGGCGCGCGAGATGAACCTGCGTGTCGCCGTGGACGACATTATTCCTGTTGCGGAGAGGCCGGATGTAGTGACGGTGACACAGCTGAAGGAACGCATCGCTGCCTATGAGCCACTCAAGCAGCTCCTCGCAGCGTCGTCCGCGGCATCGACAGGGGAAGCGAAGGTACCCACAACTCGCAAGTCGGGTGGAAAGAGGACGCGACAAGGAGGCAGGGCGGCGGGTGACGGTGACATCGCGGCAGACCTGCGCAACATTCTCATTCTAACAAACTGCGCGCACGACAAGCTGGAGTCGCTTGTGGACAGCGGAGTACTCGAAGCCATCAAGAAGGCCGTGTTTGACGGGCAAGTagacggcgtcggcgcggacggcgagCCGGCATCGCTGGAGCGGGTGTGCTTCGCGGACGTCACGAAGGCcttcccgccgccgccgcagggtGCCGACTCTTTCGAGTCGGACTTCTCGGAGCTCAGATCATCCAACGCCACAACCTTCTCGGCCCGGTGCACGTGGGAGGCGCATGCGAAGGAGCTCGTGTCGCTCGGCGGAGTCGAGGGGGCTGTGAAGAGTATTGTGTCGCAGTGCGCCTCGGTCGTGGGCACGCCGCGTGACGCATTCCGCAGCTCGCAGCCAACTCCGTCGAGCGCGCCGCAGGGCCTGCATGGGCAGGAGCGGGCCTCGACGGCCGGCATGCTATGGATGGTGACACCGGCGAAGCTGCACCCCCTGTTGCGACGCTTCTTGCGTGGCAAGTCCGCGTCATCCGGCGCCGACGCGATGGAGCGAGTGACgatgctgctgtcgccgtaCAAGACGATCGAcctctccttcttctccgcgctgcagcagctgcgcttTACCGAGAAGAAACTGCAGCTCTTCGAGGAGGGCTGCCTCTTCCGCGCCGTGTTGCCGGAGTGCCACGACCGCGTTCACGGCGAGCTATGCCACTGCGTGACGGCCACGGGCCGCCTTTCTTCTCAGTCGCCGAATCTGCAGAACATTccgaaggaggaggacctGCGCCGCCTGATTGTGTCACGATTCAGTGCGCAGGGTATGATGATCGAGGCAGACTACAGCCAGCTCGAGGTCGTCGTCCTGGCCGCGCTGTGCCGAGACCCGCGCATGatgcaggagctgcgcgacaacATCGACTTCCACTGCCTACGCGTCTCTCTCATGACAAAGGAGCCCTACGAGGATGTGGTGCGGAAGGcgaaggtggagaaggacCCGCAATACATCCAGCTGCGTCAGCAGGCGAAGGTGTTTTCCTTCCAGCGCCAGtacggcgctggcgtctcGACCatctccaccaccacggGGCTCACAGAGCAGGAGGTGGATCGCCTCATTGTGGCCGAGGAGCACCACTACAAGGAGCTGAGCAAGTATTACAGCCTCGTCACGAGGTGCGTCGAGGCAGGTGCGgatcggctgctgcggctgcgcacgctGGACACGTCTCTCTGGAACGCCAACATCCGCCGCGTCGTGATGCTAACGGAGCCGATGTACTACTTTGTTGTGCCCACCGGCAGCAAGTTCGACTTTACGAGGGACCGCAAGAGTGTACCGCGTCTGAAGAACTACCCAGTGCAGGGGCTCGCTGGTGAGATTGTGCAGATCATGTGCGGCGCCATCGTGCGCGAGTTCTACCGCAAGCGCAACTACGGCGAGAAGGCGTTTTTGGTGAACACCGTGCACGACTGCGTGTGGGTGGACGCGCACAAGTGTGTCGCCGACGAGGTTTGCGCTGATCTCGCCCGCATCATGGGGCACACGCAGGAAGCTATTGCCGCCCTCTGGCCGGACATGAAGCTGGATGTGCCCTTCAAGGCGGAGATCCACTCCGGTCCGTCACTGGGGGAGTTGTCGGTGTAG